DNA sequence from the Bordetella genomosp. 9 genome:
CGAGCCCAATCACCAACGCATCGCCGAGCTGGTGGACCGTTCGCTGATGCTGGTGACCGCCCTGAACCCGCACATCGGCTACGACAAGGCCGCGCAGATCGCCAAGAAGGCGCACAAGGAAAACCTTTCCTTGAAGGAAGCGGCGCTGCAGCTGGGCCATGTGACCGAAGACCAGTTCCAGCAATGGGTGGTGCCGGGTGACATGACCAACGCCAGGCGCAAGCCGTAGGCGACGGTCCCTGGCCCTGCCGCGCGCGACGGCAAGGGCCGGACCGGTCCCCGCGGCCGCCTCGCCCGGCGGCTGCGGGGATCGTTCCCACCTCATGTAAAAGAATGCTGCTATCCTGGCGAATGTGCAGGAAGGCGCGCCGGCCCAAGAAGCCCGGCGATGCGCTTCCGCAGTCAAATCAGCCCGCGAAGGGCGGGTTGAAGAACATACAGGAGATCTCTCAAATGATGAAAATCCGCACGTTGGCCGTGGCAATCGCACTGGGCGCCGGGGCGCTGGCGTCTTCCGCCCAGGCCGCCGATAAATTTCCCAGCCACGCCATACGCGTGATCGTCCCGTTCGCGCCGGGCGGCTCCACCGACATCATCGCGCGCCTGGTCACCCAGCGCATGAGCCAGGAGCTGGGCCAGCCCATGGTCGTGGAAAACAAGGGCGGCGCGGGCGGCGCCATCGGCGCGGCCGAAGCCGCCAAGGCCGCGCCCGATGGCTATACGCTGTCCATCGCCACGGTGTCGACCATGGCCGTGAACCCGGCCTGCCGCCCCAACGACCTGCCTTACGACCCGATCAAGGATTTCCAGCCGGTCACCAACTTCGCCAATACCGCCAACGTGGTGTCGGTGAATCCCAAGAAGATGCCCGTCAAGGATTTCAAGGAATTCCTGGATGTGCTGAAGAAGAACCCGGGCAAGTATTCCTACGGCAGTTCGGGGACCTGCGGCGTGCTGCACCTGATGGGTGAGTCCTTCAAGCTGGCCACGGGCACGGACATCGTGCATGTGCCGTACAAGGGATCGGGCCCGGCGCTGGCCGACGCGGTTGGCGGCCAGATCGAGATCCTGTTCGACAACCTGCCGTCGTCCATGCCGCAGATCCAGGCCAAGGCCATCAACGCGATGGCAGTGGCGTGGCCCACGCGCATCAAGACCATGCCCGACGTTCCCACCTTCGCGGAAGTCGGTTTCCCCGCGGTGAACCAGCCGGTGTGGTACGGCCTGCTGGCGCCCGCCGGCACGCCGATGGCCATCGTCAACAAGCTGCGCGACGCTGCCGTGGTGGCGCTGAAGGATCCCAAGGTGATCAAGGCGCTGGACGAACAGGGTTCCGAGCCGTCCGGCAACACTCCCGAGGAATTCGCCAAGGAAATCAAGTCGCAGTACGACTGGGCGAAGGAAATCGTCAAGAAGCAGAACATCAAGCTGGAGTAATGGTCGCGATCGCCCGGCGCCGCCCGGGCGCGACGTGATGAAAAGCCAGGCATCGAGCCTGGCTTTTCTTTTCTACAATGCGTCATCATGAGCAAGACACGACACGTATCCGAGACGCCGGCGACGCAATTCCTGAAGCAGCACAAGGTCGCCTACACCGAGCACACCTATGACTACGTCGACCACGGCGGCGCGGGCGAGGCCGCGCGCCAGCTGCGCCTGGATCCGCACGCCGTCGTCAAGACCCTGGTGATGGAAGACGAAGCGGCGCGGCCATTGATCGTGTTGATGCATGGCGATCGCGAAGTGTCGACGAAGAACCTGGCGCGCCAGGCCGGCTTGAAGAAAGTCGGCCCCTGCCAGCCGGACGTGGCGCAACGCCATTCCGGGTACCAGGTGGGCGGCACGTCTCCGTTCGGGACGCGCAAGCGCATGCCGGTATGGGTGGAGGCCAGCGTGCTGGACTACCCGGCCATCTACGTCAATGGCGGGCGGCGGGGCTATCTGATCGGTATCGCGCCGGCGGTGCTGGTCGATCTGCTGGGCGCGCGCCCGGTGACGGTCGCGCTGGAATAGGCGCCGCCGTCAGGATTCCTGCGCGTGCGCATGGCGGCGGCGGTACTCCGCCGGCGTGATTCCCACGTGCTTGCAGAACGCGCGGCGCAGCGTATCGGCATTGGCGAAGCCGCACTCCGCCGCGACCTGCTTGGGCATGCGGGTACCGGATTCCAGCATCGATCGGGCGGCCGCCACGCGTGCGGCTTCCACCCATGACGCCGGTGTGATGCCGGTTTCCGTGCGGAACAGCCGGGCAAAATGGCGCGGGCTCAATCCCGCGTGTTCCGCCAGGCTGGCGACGTCATGCCGCAGCCCGGGATGGGCGGCGACCCAGCGCTGTACTTCCTGCAGCACCGAGCGGCCCGCCGCATGCGTTTCGCCCTTGCGGCTGAACTGCAACTGGCCGCCCGGCCGCTTGAAGAACATCACCAGCTGGCTGGCCACCCGGCGCGCGATATCGCGGCCCAGGTCTTCTTCCACCAGCGCCAGGGCCAGGTCCAGGCCCGCCGTCACGCCGGCGGCGGTGCGCAGCTTGCCGTCGCGCACATAGAGCGCGTCCTCGTCGACGGTGACCGACGGATAGGCCTGCATCAACGTCTGCACCGCGGCCCAATGGGTGGTGATGCGGCGGCCCTCCAGCAGCCCGGCCGCGGCCAGCACGAAGGCGCCGGTGCACACCGAGCCGTAGCGGCGCGCCCGGCGCGCGCTGCCGCGCAGCCATTCGATGACATCCTTGCGCAAGGCCAACTGGTGCGCGTGCGGCGCGCCGGCCACCAGCAGCGTGTCGAAGCGCTCATCCGTCTGGCCGGCGACGAGGTCCGGCAGGACCCGCACTCCGGAAGAGCTGCGCAGCGGTCCGCGCTCGTAGCCGACCACGTGCAGGTCGTAGCAATCCCGTCCGGCTTCCAGGTTCGCCTGGGCGAATACATCCAGGGGTCCCGAGACGTCCAGCAGCTGGACGCCGGGCAGGGCCAGGATGGCGATGGACTTGGCCATTCCGTCGATTCTCCCGTCATGTCCCGATCACGCGCGAAATGGCAGTATATGACGTAATCCGCCGATTGATGCCATGGCGCCGCGATTCCACAATGGCCGCACACACTCTTACGGAGCAGCAGCCATGAGCCTGACCATAGACGGCATCGCCATCCCCGACAGCCAGTTGGCGCGCGAGATCACCGAGTTGGTGCGCGACACCGAATCTTCCTTGTTATTCCATCATTCGAGCCGGGTGTACTACTTCGGCGCCCTGGCCGGCAAGCGCCGCGGCCTGGAATTCGATCCGGAACTGCTGTACGCCGGCGCCATGTTCCACGACATGGGGCTGACGCATCAGCACGCCAGCGATCATCTGCGTTTCGAGGTGGATGGCGCCAACGTCGCCCGCGACTTCCTGAAAAGCCACGGGATCGCGCCGGAAGAGATCGATCTGGTGTGGACGGCGATCGCATTGCACACGACGCCCGGCATCCCCGAACACATGCATCCCGTCGTCGCGTTGCTGACGGCGGGCGTGGAGATGGATGTCCTGGGGATCGATTATTCCGGCTTCGCCGATGCCGACCGTGAAGCCGTGGTGCATGCGCATCCGCGCGGCGACCATTTCAAGGAAGGCATCATCCAGACCTTCTACGATGGCATCAGGCACAAGCCGGACACCACCTTCGGCAACGTCAAGGCCGACGTCATCGCCGACAAGGAGCCGCACTTCCATCGCGGCAACTTCTGCAGTGTCATCCGCGATTCGGCCTGGCGTTCCTGAAGGGGACGCGAGGCCCGGCGCCGCGTGCACGGCGCCGGGGCGCGGTTTACATCATCGCGACTTCGTTCTGCACGAACTTGCGGATGCGCACGGCATCGGCAATGCGCGAATACTTGCCTTGCGAGTCGAGCAGCACGATGGCCAGCTCGCGGCCCTGCATGTTGACCAGCATCACCAGGCATTCGCCGGCTTCGTTGATGAAGCCCGTCTTCGATACCTTGATGTCCCAGTCCGCGCTGCGCACCAGCGCATTGGTATTGCGGAAGGTGCGCGTGTGGCCCTTGCCCATGTCCACGTCGTACTCGGTATCCGTGGTGTAGCGGTGGATCAGCGGCCGCTGCGCCGCCGCGCGCAGCAGGCGCGCCAGGTCGCGCGGCGACGAGACGTTTTCGCTGGACAGGCCCGTGGGCTCGACGAAGTGCGTGTCCATCATGCCCAGATCGCGCGCCTTGGCGTTCATGGCCCTGACGAAGGCCGGCATGCCGCCCGGGTAATAGCGGCCCAGGGCATGGGCGGCGCGGTTTTCCGAGGACATCAGGGCGACGTGCAGCATGTCGGCGCGCGTCAGGCGCGAACCGACGGGCAGGCGCGAAGCGGCGTGGCGCAGGCGGTCGATGTCGTCATCGGTGACCTCCAGCATCTCATCCATGGGCTGGTTGGCGTCCACCACCACCAGCGCGGTCATGAGCTTGGAAATCGAGGCGATGGGCTTGATCGTGTCTTCGTTCTTGGAGAACAGCACGGTGGACGTGGCCAGGTCCTGCACGTAGGCGACGCTGGAGCGCAAGGCCGCGGCCTGGGCCGAGGTCGTGGCCGGCGGCGCGGCGGCGGTGACCTTGCTGCGCGTGGCGGTGCTCTTGTGGGCGACGACCTTGTTGCCGGATTTGGTGGTCGTATCCGCGACCACTTCCTTGCGCACGGTCGTGTTGGTCTTGCCGCCGGGCGTTTTCTTGGCGACGGTCGTGGTCTTGCTTTCCGTCTTCGCCACCGTCGTCTTGTTGCCGGTCTTGGCGGTGGTCGTGCTCTTGGTGACGGTGGTCGTGGTGGTCTGCTTGGCCTTGGCCTTGGCCTGGGCCGCCTTGCAGGCGGAGGACTTGGCGTTGACCTTGCAAGGATCAGCTGCCGCCCGGGCGCCGGGCGATAGGAACAGGGAGGCGGCAAGCAGGACCGGCGCGGTCGCTGTTACCACTGAACGTGTCGAAAATAGCGCCATAGTTAGGACAGGTCCGAATGACTGGATCGACGCACCGTAATGGGGCGCGTCAGAAAGTTGAATCGAATTATAGGGTTAGCCTGAGAATTTAAACAATCTTTTTAAGCTTCCCGGCGATGATATCCGAGATTTCCGTCGGACGAACAGCCAGATGCTCATCCTGGTGCACGGCGCGGCACGGAAGAGCAGGGTCTGGGCTGGGGGAGGGAAGAGGGGGGCCGGCAGCGCGGGACGGCGCGCGAGCGGGGGGGGATGGCCTCGCCGGGTGGAATCGAACCACCAATTGACCCTTAGGAGGGGCCGGTTATATCCATTTAACTACGGCGAGACGTGCTTTTTTGCGGGGATTGCGTAACCCCTGAAAAACACTGAATTTTTTAGCTAAGGCTTTGATTTCTCAGGGGAAGCGCTAGCCAAAACTATATCACGATTTATCACGCAATCTCATCTGATCTAATATCCAGCTACTACAGAAACTACTACAGCAGGGACGGGATCATGGCCGCGATTGTGAAGATCGGCGCCAAGTGGCGCGCTCAGGTACGCAAAGCCGGACGCAAGTCTATCAGCAGGACGTTCGACACCAAAATCGAGGCGCAACGCTGGGCGATGGAAATCGAGTGCAGCCCTGGCCAGGCGACCGACCTTACCGTGGCCGCTCTGATCCAGAAATACCG
Encoded proteins:
- a CDS encoding tripartite tricarboxylate transporter substrate binding protein BugE, with the translated sequence MMKIRTLAVAIALGAGALASSAQAADKFPSHAIRVIVPFAPGGSTDIIARLVTQRMSQELGQPMVVENKGGAGGAIGAAEAAKAAPDGYTLSIATVSTMAVNPACRPNDLPYDPIKDFQPVTNFANTANVVSVNPKKMPVKDFKEFLDVLKKNPGKYSYGSSGTCGVLHLMGESFKLATGTDIVHVPYKGSGPALADAVGGQIEILFDNLPSSMPQIQAKAINAMAVAWPTRIKTMPDVPTFAEVGFPAVNQPVWYGLLAPAGTPMAIVNKLRDAAVVALKDPKVIKALDEQGSEPSGNTPEEFAKEIKSQYDWAKEIVKKQNIKLE
- the ybaK gene encoding Cys-tRNA(Pro) deacylase yields the protein MSKTRHVSETPATQFLKQHKVAYTEHTYDYVDHGGAGEAARQLRLDPHAVVKTLVMEDEAARPLIVLMHGDREVSTKNLARQAGLKKVGPCQPDVAQRHSGYQVGGTSPFGTRKRMPVWVEASVLDYPAIYVNGGRRGYLIGIAPAVLVDLLGARPVTVALE
- a CDS encoding GlxA family transcriptional regulator, which produces MAKSIAILALPGVQLLDVSGPLDVFAQANLEAGRDCYDLHVVGYERGPLRSSSGVRVLPDLVAGQTDERFDTLLVAGAPHAHQLALRKDVIEWLRGSARRARRYGSVCTGAFVLAAAGLLEGRRITTHWAAVQTLMQAYPSVTVDEDALYVRDGKLRTAAGVTAGLDLALALVEEDLGRDIARRVASQLVMFFKRPGGQLQFSRKGETHAAGRSVLQEVQRWVAAHPGLRHDVASLAEHAGLSPRHFARLFRTETGITPASWVEAARVAAARSMLESGTRMPKQVAAECGFANADTLRRAFCKHVGITPAEYRRRHAHAQES
- a CDS encoding HD domain-containing protein gives rise to the protein MSLTIDGIAIPDSQLAREITELVRDTESSLLFHHSSRVYYFGALAGKRRGLEFDPELLYAGAMFHDMGLTHQHASDHLRFEVDGANVARDFLKSHGIAPEEIDLVWTAIALHTTPGIPEHMHPVVALLTAGVEMDVLGIDYSGFADADREAVVHAHPRGDHFKEGIIQTFYDGIRHKPDTTFGNVKADVIADKEPHFHRGNFCSVIRDSAWRS
- the pbpG gene encoding D-alanyl-D-alanine endopeptidase produces the protein MALFSTRSVVTATAPVLLAASLFLSPGARAAADPCKVNAKSSACKAAQAKAKAKQTTTTTVTKSTTTAKTGNKTTVAKTESKTTTVAKKTPGGKTNTTVRKEVVADTTTKSGNKVVAHKSTATRSKVTAAAPPATTSAQAAALRSSVAYVQDLATSTVLFSKNEDTIKPIASISKLMTALVVVDANQPMDEMLEVTDDDIDRLRHAASRLPVGSRLTRADMLHVALMSSENRAAHALGRYYPGGMPAFVRAMNAKARDLGMMDTHFVEPTGLSSENVSSPRDLARLLRAAAQRPLIHRYTTDTEYDVDMGKGHTRTFRNTNALVRSADWDIKVSKTGFINEAGECLVMLVNMQGRELAIVLLDSQGKYSRIADAVRIRKFVQNEVAMM